A DNA window from Ensifer sp. WSM1721 contains the following coding sequences:
- a CDS encoding alpha-2-macroglobulin family protein produces MRASFGLSTLLLTLVSLGTPAAAAETDRRIEVTRDADYFGFDLRTEQNVSLDQCQNACVADRSCRAFTYNPKVKWCFLKSDFNQLNTFTGAIAGKVVETATGEPDIGAPPRLSFVSDDLLQQARDVKANLALAEDQQGFGVNGLIEAARGELTAGNVENALKAFRGALAITPEDGELWLETARAANRIVGNTEIAAEAALAALNGYQLTRTTGNRADALAVLAKALENMGNYRAALSAYKASLELVQAKTVETAYLDLKARQGFRVTGHTIDADSASPRACVQFSEQLLKNGPDYASFVTLDGAAPQAVEAKGSEICVEGLKHGQRYKLAFRPGLPSSVDEIIETPVSLDIYVKDRSPMVRFTGDSFVLPSTARRGIPIVSVNTESANLKLYRIGDRSISSLLTGSQFLTQLDGYSEELIKDQSGELVWQGGIDIQTELNKEVVTSFPVDEVLPKRKPGVYVLTATSGTGLTQDWDARATQWFVVSDIGISTYAGTDGLNVFVRSLASAKPLGDVELQLVAKNNEVLGTATTDAEGRAIFAAGLIRGTASMTPAVITARKGDDDYVFLDMTRAGFDLSDRGVTGRAAPGAIDLFAWTERGIYRAGETVHAAALARDVNGAAIENLPLTFVFLRPDGVEDRRLVSGGGKLGGHTLDLPIPENAMRGTWTMQIFTDPKGSAIGEKQFLVDDFVPDRTEFDLTSQAKAIEVGTPIEVAVDGRFLYGAPAAGLTLEGEISVKPTRESEAFKGYVFGLADEEASEDSRLPLEGLEPLDENGKSVFNVDLTEVPATTQLLNANVTVRMREAGGRAVERSLTLPVKPEGPMIGIKPEFSGDLAENSVGKFHVIAIGADGAKVSMPGLVWKLVSVERNYQWYRDGTAWKYEPVVSTKQVANGTVDVAQDGAEIAVPVGWGRYRLEIETAAMDGPASSVEFDAGWYVAATSTETPDGLEIALDKENYAVGETAKLKVSPRFAGELLVTVGTENLITTKTASIAEAGGEVELPVTAEWGAGAYVTATLYRPGDAQESRMPMRAIGIKWLTVDPAERKLAITLDAPEKTQPRQPLDISLKVRGAGANEDAYVTVAAVDVGILNLTRYEAPDPDGWYFGQRRLGLEIRDLYGRLIDGSLGASGRLRTGGDGGQMPLQGNPPTEKLVAFFSGPVKLDADGEAKVRFDIPQFNGTARVMAVAWTKSGVGDAAKDVVIRDPVVVTASLPKFLAPGDRAELRLDVANTDGPAGDYQVQVTTNGPVTVEQTGAAETLRLEAGGKSAVTLPLAGQYPGSGLVTVTLSSAAGQSFEQTLDIPVRPATLPITERQVVNIAAGSSLTVDDQLLADSVLQGASVSLNVTRSAAFDIPALLMTLDRYPYGCAEQTTSRALPLLYLSELSKQSGLAEDEAVAKRVQEAIYTVLSYQSSAGSFGLWSPGSGDLWLDAYVTDFLTRAREQKFDVAEQAMVQALENLQNALSYETNVKDRGNEIAYALYVLARNRKAAISDLRYYADTMLGDFPTPLAKAHIAAALALYGDAARSQEIFAAVVNMSTGLVNVSLARSDYGSSLRDGAAVLALAAESRPVPPIIPELSKIVSKEWQQSRYTSTQEQAWMLLAARAIQGGDEDMRLEINGAGRSGSYAARITGDALMEHPVVIRNNSADAVSAVVTTVAAPQQPLSAGGDGFTIERTYYTLDGVEANVMEARQNERYVVVLKVTESNDWPSRVLITDLLPAGFEIDNPSLVDSAQLSNFEWIGEVEAAHTEFRSDRFVAAFNRSTGDNREITLAYVVRAVTPGTYDHPAANVEDMYRPQFSARTATGRMEVLAAQ; encoded by the coding sequence ATGCGCGCGTCTTTCGGCCTTTCGACCCTTCTTCTCACGCTCGTCTCCCTTGGAACGCCCGCCGCGGCGGCTGAAACCGACCGCAGGATCGAGGTCACGCGCGATGCCGACTATTTCGGCTTCGACCTGCGCACCGAGCAGAACGTCTCGCTCGATCAGTGCCAGAACGCCTGCGTTGCCGATCGATCCTGCAGGGCCTTCACCTACAATCCCAAGGTGAAGTGGTGTTTCCTCAAATCCGACTTCAATCAGCTGAACACGTTTACAGGGGCGATCGCCGGAAAGGTCGTCGAAACCGCTACAGGCGAACCCGATATCGGTGCGCCGCCCCGCCTCTCCTTCGTCTCCGACGACCTCCTGCAGCAGGCGCGCGACGTCAAGGCCAATCTTGCGCTCGCCGAGGATCAGCAGGGCTTCGGCGTCAATGGGCTGATCGAAGCGGCGCGCGGCGAGTTGACAGCTGGCAACGTGGAAAACGCCCTGAAGGCGTTCCGCGGCGCGCTGGCGATCACCCCGGAGGACGGCGAATTGTGGCTGGAGACGGCGCGCGCGGCCAATCGGATCGTCGGCAACACCGAGATTGCCGCCGAGGCGGCCCTTGCCGCCCTCAATGGCTATCAATTGACGCGCACGACTGGGAACCGCGCGGATGCCCTCGCCGTTCTCGCCAAGGCGCTCGAAAACATGGGAAACTACCGCGCCGCGCTCAGTGCCTACAAGGCGAGCCTCGAACTCGTCCAGGCGAAGACCGTGGAAACCGCCTATCTCGATCTCAAGGCGCGCCAGGGCTTCCGCGTCACCGGGCACACGATCGATGCCGACAGCGCCAGCCCCCGCGCCTGCGTGCAATTCTCCGAGCAGCTCCTGAAGAACGGTCCGGACTATGCCTCCTTCGTCACGCTCGACGGCGCGGCGCCGCAGGCCGTCGAAGCGAAGGGCAGCGAGATCTGCGTCGAAGGCCTGAAGCACGGGCAGCGCTACAAGCTTGCATTCCGACCGGGTCTGCCCTCCTCCGTTGACGAAATCATCGAAACGCCGGTCAGCCTCGATATCTACGTCAAGGACCGCTCGCCGATGGTGCGCTTCACCGGAGACAGCTTCGTGCTGCCGTCCACCGCGCGGCGCGGCATCCCGATCGTTTCGGTGAATACGGAAAGCGCCAACCTCAAGCTCTACCGTATCGGCGACCGCAGCATCTCTTCGCTACTCACAGGCTCGCAATTCCTCACCCAGCTCGATGGCTATAGCGAAGAGCTCATCAAGGACCAAAGCGGCGAACTCGTATGGCAAGGTGGCATCGATATCCAAACCGAGCTCAACAAAGAAGTGGTCACGAGCTTCCCGGTGGACGAAGTGCTGCCGAAGCGCAAGCCAGGCGTCTACGTGCTGACGGCCACGTCGGGGACCGGTCTCACCCAGGATTGGGACGCACGTGCCACCCAATGGTTTGTCGTCTCCGACATCGGCATCTCGACCTATGCCGGCACGGATGGGCTCAACGTCTTCGTCCGCTCGCTCGCGAGCGCCAAGCCGCTCGGCGATGTCGAACTGCAGCTCGTCGCAAAGAACAATGAAGTGCTCGGCACCGCGACGACCGACGCCGAAGGACGCGCAATCTTCGCCGCCGGTCTGATCCGTGGCACGGCCAGCATGACGCCTGCCGTCATCACAGCCAGGAAGGGCGATGACGACTACGTCTTTCTCGATATGACGCGCGCCGGTTTCGATCTCTCCGACCGCGGCGTCACCGGCCGCGCGGCCCCTGGCGCAATCGACCTTTTCGCCTGGACCGAGCGTGGCATCTATCGCGCCGGCGAGACCGTTCATGCGGCTGCACTCGCCCGCGACGTCAATGGCGCGGCGATCGAGAACCTGCCGCTCACCTTCGTCTTCCTGCGGCCGGACGGAGTGGAAGACCGCCGTCTCGTCAGCGGTGGTGGCAAGCTTGGCGGGCACACGCTCGATCTGCCAATCCCCGAAAACGCCATGCGCGGCACCTGGACGATGCAGATCTTCACCGATCCGAAGGGCTCGGCGATCGGCGAGAAGCAGTTCCTTGTCGATGATTTCGTACCGGACCGGACCGAGTTCGATCTGACGAGCCAAGCAAAGGCGATCGAGGTCGGAACGCCGATCGAAGTCGCCGTCGACGGCCGCTTCCTCTATGGTGCGCCGGCCGCGGGCCTGACGCTCGAAGGCGAGATTTCGGTCAAGCCGACGCGTGAGAGCGAAGCCTTCAAGGGCTACGTCTTCGGCTTGGCCGACGAGGAGGCGAGCGAGGACAGCCGTCTGCCGCTGGAAGGTCTCGAACCGCTCGACGAGAACGGGAAATCCGTCTTCAACGTGGATCTCACCGAGGTTCCAGCGACCACGCAATTGCTCAACGCCAATGTGACGGTGCGCATGCGTGAGGCCGGCGGACGCGCGGTCGAGCGTTCGCTGACCCTGCCGGTGAAGCCGGAAGGGCCGATGATCGGCATCAAACCGGAGTTCTCCGGCGATCTTGCCGAAAATTCGGTCGGCAAATTCCACGTCATCGCTATCGGCGCGGACGGGGCGAAGGTGTCGATGCCCGGCCTCGTGTGGAAGCTCGTCAGCGTCGAGCGGAACTATCAATGGTATCGCGACGGAACCGCCTGGAAATACGAACCGGTAGTCTCCACCAAACAGGTGGCGAACGGCACGGTGGATGTCGCGCAAGACGGCGCGGAGATCGCCGTTCCGGTCGGCTGGGGTCGCTATCGGCTCGAGATAGAGACGGCGGCAATGGATGGCCCTGCCTCTAGCGTCGAGTTCGACGCCGGCTGGTATGTGGCGGCGACCTCGACGGAGACCCCGGACGGGCTCGAGATCGCCCTCGACAAGGAGAACTACGCAGTCGGAGAGACGGCGAAGCTCAAGGTCTCGCCGCGATTTGCCGGCGAACTCCTGGTCACCGTCGGTACGGAGAACCTGATCACGACGAAAACGGCGTCGATCGCCGAAGCCGGTGGCGAAGTGGAGCTGCCGGTCACCGCCGAGTGGGGTGCCGGGGCCTATGTGACGGCGACGCTCTATCGCCCCGGCGACGCTCAGGAAAGCCGCATGCCGATGCGCGCGATCGGCATCAAGTGGCTGACCGTCGATCCTGCGGAACGCAAGCTTGCCATAACGCTCGACGCGCCTGAGAAGACGCAGCCGCGCCAGCCCCTCGATATCAGCTTGAAGGTGAGAGGCGCCGGCGCGAACGAGGACGCCTACGTCACGGTGGCTGCCGTCGATGTGGGCATTCTGAACCTGACGCGCTATGAAGCTCCCGATCCGGACGGCTGGTATTTCGGCCAGAGGCGGCTAGGCCTCGAGATCCGCGACCTCTACGGCCGGCTGATCGACGGCTCGCTCGGTGCCAGCGGTCGGCTGCGCACGGGCGGCGATGGAGGCCAGATGCCGCTGCAGGGCAACCCGCCGACGGAAAAGCTGGTTGCCTTCTTCTCGGGGCCGGTGAAGCTGGACGCGGACGGCGAGGCGAAGGTCCGTTTCGACATCCCCCAGTTCAACGGAACGGCGCGGGTGATGGCGGTTGCCTGGACGAAGTCCGGCGTCGGCGATGCGGCAAAGGACGTGGTCATCCGCGATCCGGTGGTCGTAACCGCAAGCCTGCCGAAGTTTCTGGCACCGGGAGACCGGGCGGAACTGCGGCTCGATGTTGCCAATACCGACGGTCCCGCCGGCGATTATCAGGTCCAGGTGACGACCAACGGTCCGGTGACTGTCGAACAGACCGGCGCCGCGGAAACCCTGCGGCTTGAAGCCGGCGGCAAATCCGCCGTGACGCTGCCGCTCGCCGGCCAGTATCCGGGCAGCGGTCTGGTGACGGTGACGCTTTCGAGCGCTGCCGGCCAATCGTTCGAACAGACGCTGGACATCCCGGTGCGGCCGGCAACGCTGCCGATCACTGAGCGCCAGGTCGTCAACATCGCCGCCGGTAGCAGCCTGACGGTCGACGACCAGCTGCTCGCCGACAGCGTGCTGCAGGGCGCCTCCGTCAGCCTCAATGTCACGCGCTCTGCCGCCTTCGATATCCCGGCGCTCCTGATGACGCTCGACCGCTACCCCTATGGCTGCGCCGAGCAGACGACAAGCCGCGCCCTGCCGCTGCTCTACCTCAGTGAGCTTTCGAAGCAATCCGGACTGGCCGAGGACGAAGCCGTGGCGAAGCGCGTGCAGGAGGCGATCTACACGGTGCTTTCCTATCAGTCCTCTGCCGGCAGCTTCGGCCTGTGGAGCCCCGGTTCCGGTGATCTCTGGCTGGATGCCTATGTCACCGACTTCCTGACCCGCGCGCGCGAACAGAAGTTCGACGTCGCGGAACAGGCAATGGTGCAGGCGCTCGAAAATCTGCAGAACGCGCTCAGCTACGAGACGAATGTCAAGGACCGAGGCAACGAGATCGCCTATGCGCTGTATGTGCTTGCCCGCAATCGCAAGGCTGCGATCAGCGATCTTCGCTACTATGCCGACACGATGCTCGGCGATTTCCCGACGCCGCTCGCAAAGGCACACATCGCCGCAGCACTGGCGCTCTATGGGGATGCCGCGCGTTCGCAGGAGATATTCGCGGCCGTGGTCAACATGTCGACGGGCCTCGTCAATGTCAGCCTCGCCCGCTCCGACTACGGATCGTCGCTGCGCGACGGCGCCGCGGTGCTGGCGCTCGCCGCCGAAAGCCGGCCCGTGCCGCCGATCATTCCCGAACTTTCGAAGATCGTCTCCAAAGAGTGGCAGCAGTCACGCTACACGAGTACCCAGGAACAGGCCTGGATGCTGCTTGCAGCACGCGCCATCCAGGGCGGCGACGAGGACATGAGGCTGGAGATCAATGGTGCCGGGCGCAGCGGCAGTTACGCCGCGCGCATCACCGGTGACGCCCTGATGGAACATCCGGTCGTCATCCGCAACAACTCCGCCGATGCGGTCTCTGCCGTTGTGACGACCGTTGCCGCCCCTCAGCAGCCGCTCTCGGCCGGCGGCGACGGCTTCACCATCGAGCGGACCTATTACACGCTCGACGGCGTCGAAGCGAATGTCATGGAGGCGCGACAGAACGAGCGCTATGTCGTCGTGCTGAAGGTGACCGAGAGCAATGACTGGCCGTCGCGCGTGCTGATCACCGATCTCCTGCCCGCCGGTTTCGAGATCGACAATCCGAGCCTCGTCGACAGCGCCCAGCTTTCGAACTTCGAATGGATCGGCGAAGTCGAGGCCGCCCATACCGAATTCCGCAGCGACCGCTTCGTTGCGGCCTTCAATCGGTCTACCGGCGACAACCGCGAGATAACCCTCGCCTATGTCGTGCGCGCCGTGACGCCCGGCACCTATGACCATCCGGCCGCAAACGTCGAGGACATGTACCGGCCGCAATTCTCGGCGCGCACGGCGACGGGCCGCATGGAGGTGCTGGCAGCCCAGTAG